Genomic segment of Apostichopus japonicus isolate 1M-3 chromosome 8, ASM3797524v1, whole genome shotgun sequence:
catgTTCATACCGTTAGTGGTAGGCGTCGTTAATTTGGAAAATAATGTTTAACGATGCATGGGAGATGGAAAGGATTGTACCGGTAATAGGCATTTTGCTGCAAAGTGCAGTCTTAATCAAAAGTAGTTTAAAAAATAGTTAAAAGCATCAGAGCTTAATAGATGTAAAACGGAAATATTAGGTCTTTTGAAACAGCTCCGTTCGAGATATACTTTCAATGTATAAGCTTaaatttgtgttttattcttttgttcaaCAATTACACATAAtatcatccccctcccccaaaaactttttttaaaatagaaattattCAATGTCCATTACTCTTGATCCATTCACTAGGAACTATAGCTTCTTTAAGCACTCAAAGTGTATGATGTATCAAGGCGAAAATAAtcaacatttcaaatataaaataatcgGTTAATTGCTCGAATGGTTGCGTGATTGATTTGATTGTGGATTAGCTTATTGAGCTGGTGAGAAAGTAATTAAGTAAATGATTGATTCATTCTTTGGGTGGGCGGGTGGGTGAATGGTGCATTAAACTATTTTAACAGTAAATGTGTTGTACGAGTAATTTATTGGTCAATATATAGCTAAATAAAATAAGTGAGTAGGTTCACAGGAGAGCGGGAGAGAGGGTTGTTGAGAGAAAGTTGCTGGGTGGgtcagtgggtgggtgggtgggtggagatAGAGAGTATAGGAGTGTGAGAGATTGAGTAGGTGGGTGGGAGCTCAAGTGAGTAGTTTACCTTTAACATGGTATCTGAGTATTAATAATTAGTTCAGAAATAAGAAACCCTTAATATATTAGCAAAATAATAAACTGTTAAGATCCAATAATGCTCCGCACTGAGATTTATGTAACACATATGTAGTAATATTATCTTGTTTTATACTTCTATTATAGGGAGTGTGTGACGCAAATAAATTAAGCAATCATAACATAATGTTCCAAAAATACATAGTTCAGTATGGCATATCGATATCAATTTTATATCAATCTCAAATATTTATTagcttataaagaacagtctgGGACAGTGCATGTATCTATGGATACAATTGATAAAGTTATTAAAAGAGATTTTTGGCTAGAACGAAATTATAATCCCTGAATTGACCAATACAAGACAGTTACACTTAGCTGAGTAGAGGACTTGCATCTCTATGTTCAGTGGGTTGAATCAGACGATACTCATAGCtcgtacagtaactactgttaatGTCCTGTAAACACaggttaccgtgttacgaacacgaAGAAGTacttactgatgcacggttgtgggacataaACAGTATTTGCTGTACCAACCATTTAGTGCGAGTTCattaatacgcgattctaaaatgaagtcgtgtctagtcgttttatgctataagTAGGCCTATGGATATACTCaaacatggcctttcttcgcTCTCGGCATGACGAAATGGCGTAATTTAAGGAgaggtgtgaactggaatcaagcggtaccgtACCTCCTTTACTACATCTAGGAGGCATTGTCATCttcatagactccttgtccagtcgcgctgttctttgtcttacatgggaacAAGTTAACCGCTTTGCATTTGTTACAGTGCCACCTGTACCACATGTTACCGTGTGACGAACACAAAGTGGTAATTACCGATGCACgattgtgggacatgaacagtagttgctgtactatgagtatcggctgttCGAATACAATGCTAGACAACAATCTCTTTCAACCCTCAATATTCTCAAAAGGTCAGATACGATCGTCATGTGTATGCACGATTAAGGATACATGCAAACTCATGCGcatatattgtttgtcataatACTGTATAAATACGTTATGGCAGAATATTATATACAATGCTGCAAAATATTTGTACATTACACCTTTATTCAATAACatcaaatttatattattcagtaaagtattgaaaaattcataaatcatgttaaaaagCATTTTATATTATACCAATACTTTTgcgttttcattttcttatcacAATCATAAATATGTTATTAACAAGAAGCACAAATTCACTTCAGTATTAAGACTCACAACATTGcagataaatgaaaaaaatcacacttaCATCAAAGTAAGGTGTGTTTTTATACTGAAGAAAACCACGGTTTTaacttttttaaattgttcaatAGTAAAGAAACTCTAGAATGAACAAAATGTTTTGACTCTATGGTTCCCGCGCGATGTTCAATATTAGTTGCAGGTTCATAGCCGATCAGATATAAATGTGGCCTGCTTCACATCGCAAAAGAACCCCCATTCCAGACCGCTTATTACAGAGAGAGAGCCTGTATTTAAACAAACGATCATTTGACTCACCTTTAAAATCATCGACTCAATATATTAGAAAAACAGAAAGCAGCTATGGGTCAGAAGTTCTCAAAAACGCGACCCAGGGCCAAATCTagatttcaaaagtttttaaaTCGATtcgaaaaagaaagaaaaaagaatcgGTCCCCACATGTATGGGTTTTGCTATATGGGTATGCCAACCATTTAGGCCTTACATGTGGGGACCCTACATATTTACTAATTAACTAAATGTGAAGGACGAGAAAACAGGAATGTCTGTATAAACACGTCTAGCACCCAGACGTGGTAACATATCAATTTACTTTCATTGTTTGAATCACAATTTTCATGGTAGTCACGATAACAATACGTTCTATGCATGCGCAGCTACAAATATATACAGAGATTCTATGCTACCAAGCCTGTATATCTTCTAATACCACAATATGTTTCCCTCTACCAGCAAAATTGTAACGCCCCCAATTGGGATTATGCATTCAAGGGGAACCAATTTTCACCCACAAATACTGTCGAGGAGATTACGTGTGATTATAAATCACCAAATTTCTATATTATTAAGATACTTTGACGCCGTAAAAGATTACGTCCGTCTATGAACTAATAAGAAAACGTTGTTGTCTGTTAAAAATAAACGGCAAAGTCTGATCTGAACAGGTTTGAGAGAAATATTGACTCGAATTCTGCGTAAAAGACAGTGCTGAAACTCATACTATACTTTCAGTAGTTGTAACCAAAAGCCAGATTAGCTATACAATGAAGGAATCAGGACAAATATGTCCTGTTATAAATTTGTATATGATGCTGCTATAGGGTAACTCAGTTATAGTGAATGCACAATGCAAGGAGGTTTCGGAAATTCATACTGTTCGTTTCATATTCTATCAGAACCCTGGCGCAAAGTTGCTTCACCCGTTTTGACATTGCCCCTTCCCTAAATGACGGTACAAATCAAAGCCCTAACCAGGCTACCTAACCAGTTCATCGACATTGCCTGGAAATTCTAAAGGGTATTTTAACTTCCATTAATCATCGTTGGACTTTTTAACCCATTTCGAGTCATGGATTTAACGTTGCTATCACCCATTATCCCCGTGCACACCAACTCTGGTAACAATCAAGTTTAACGAGATTTTATTACTGTAATTTGTCTCAATAAATGATACTGAAAATACATACGTCATCCCCCATTATACATTTAACCACCATTTCGCTTATCGATGTACGAAAATGACATGGAAGATTGTGTCGGGTTTTCCCCCCTTCATATTTTCATGTCATTAGGATGCTGTTCGGTTATAGCAGGAGGATCCGATGTAGAATTTGTCTTTCCGTCGTTCTGAGTAGTGacatatgaaagtttatatggCGGATCGTCTTCTAAATCCTCTTCAATATTGTTGTCCTCTGTCTTTTTCTTTCCTGTTGCAACCACTCCAACCACCACAGCGATACGATATAATTGAAGGCATAGCAGAATGCCATTTTTAGCCGTGAAAAAGATCTGTCCGAATTCGCTTAACTTGATCAACAGGTAAAGTCGCATGGCCAAATATGGTCCGTCCTGCATGATGACACTCACCAATAAAGCCCAAATTTCACCGCCACAGCAACATAATAGAAAACTTCTCACGCCATGTACAACACTACACCCCTCTTGTTGAGCCTTAGCCGTGCCCACTACACGTGTCTTCCTTTGCTTGGTGGCGGTTAAACCTAACGTGAACTGCAGCAAACTCCAGGACCACAGAACCATTACTATTGTGAAGAACATGTCGTTACACGCTACCCTGGGTATCGTGAGGGTTTCTGTGATAAATTCCAGCATATCTGCAGCCATGCCCACGTATGCGAGGAGTAACTGTGAAAGTTGCTCTCGTGTCAATGAGCCCTTCGGTCCTAACCATCTACCTAAGATGAACACTAACATCATACTCTGTTGCAGTAGGACAGCTAGCTGACGGAGAGTGTCATGGTAATCCTACAGATTAAGAGGTAAATAACACGTGACAGTTTTATTGTGTACCCTGTTGATGTGACATAGATTCAACTTCCAAATTTGTGAGAATATAGTCATGGACGTATAAAGGATACTGCCGATTCGATTCACACAGCggttacagtaactactgtaaatctttaaaCTTTTGaaccacagtaaaaaaaaaacactggattgtgctgataaatatgataaataggTAGTAcctgctattaggattacataAGAACTGatgatatgtgtaatcccaacaattCCCAACAACTGCATGGATTTGTTGGAAcaacacatatcctcagttctaaCTGTAATCaaaatagcacatgctaccgatttatagcacgatccagtttttactttggtacaaaactttaggATTTACattagtaactgtgttctctgtgtgtatcggatGAAGGATGACGAAAATTGCAACGTTCGGTAAAAATGATTGTATCTGTATTTGTGCAGGAAATTGAATGAGACATCTTcacctttgtatatatatatatatatatatatatatatatatatatatatatatatatatatatatatatatatatatatatatatttatcgtaTCCCTAAAGACTGTGTTTCTACGCGTCTTATTAGTTGTATGTTTGTTACATTGTTGAGGGGTTATACCCGCaacttttcaatttaataaatttacttcTTCATAGTATCAACCATGTTTTCGAGCTCCATGTATTTCTATATCATATGCAACGCAGTATTTcgacatatacatatatatatgtatgtatatatataaatacatatattctGTTATGATTATTAACTATATTTATTTACCTCGTCACCAGAGAAGTTAAGGTCACTGTTCATCGTTGTCAGATTGACAGTCAGGAAATTGCTATCAAGTAGGGATGAGTACCCGGCCAGGTTTGTTCGACAAGCGTTCAGAGGTTTGTTCATCTCCTCTAGGATGTGTTTTCGCTTCGCTTTGGCGGTATACTCCAGAATAAATATCTGAGGAACCAGCCAGGCTATGTAAATAACGACACTCGGTAAGAACCTGTGATGCAAAGtcaacaataaataaaatatggtgAAAGAACTCTCTTCGAATATGGTTTCATTTATAGATTACTGCGTTACTCTCTTTGGAatgtgtttcattttggttctagTTTTGAAAGATATCAGGTTCATTTCGAATCATagctttaataaaaaataaaaaacatgtgGTATTATCGAATATTTCAGGAGCATATGTGAAATTAATTGAGCGTAACAATACTGACCATTATATTTGCAATGACAGATTTGCAAATCACTAAATGTAGGTGATCAAATTTCGAAGGTACACTGATAATGAGTGGGATCAAGCTGGGATGAATAAAATTTCTGAAATGTGAACAACTGTAACTTGAGGCAGTCAGGAGATACCGATCGACGACACGAAATTCGTTACTATTTGAAGTATGAAAAGGGTAAAGTTGACATAAcattatgaattatgaattgttaaatGTTTATGTATTCTAGGGTCATAGTTACGGATCTAAACTTTGCTACCCTGTAACTTTGTCTTCATCTGTGGTTTGATTTATATGTGGAACACCCTGCATGACGAGACGTTAATCATATATAAGAAAGGGAAAGTGCACTGTGTACAGTTACGTTTCTGGGCAAGGATATTTGTAAATGGTAATCGGTGACGTTATTAGCGTCAAATCGTTTTCTCACTGctccccctccaccaccccgcCAACCCCCTCCCACATTCTACAAAGTTCTTATTCTTTCAATTGTTCTCCTCAAAGAGGTGGGAAGTTAGGACAAGAAAAATTAAGTACTGAAAGGTAATATAGCAACAGAATTAATGACGAGAGGAAAGGTATCCAATTCATACTTAATTGTTAAGttaatcattttcataaaaaaaatgtctttaggaatttttttggtttttgtcaTCGACATACATTGAACGTATTAAGTACAACAAGGAGAGATTTATTCGTGAACTTTAATATCTGTTGCCGGAGACCAATTTTTTCATGTTCGATGAATTTAATGTTCATTGAATGAGTGACATTTCTAGATCGAATGAAATAGATTAAATCCCAAGTTTAACTTCTCCTTGGAAAGAATGAAGACATTTCAGAGGTACATGTACTGTGCTCATTTGTGTTAAACCCACGTTTTCCGGTgaccaaagaaatgaaatttcaacTCAATTACGATCGTTCACGCTTCATATATGCATTACcgtaaaaaattaaaagtgagCATTAACAAAGTGCTGGATCTGCTAGACACTCGCTTTCATtaacctgttttattcataaaCTCGCATCGTTAAGAAATGAATTTGGAAAACATGCCATTGTCTAAAGCTACCAATATGTGATTAAAATCTTCTTTGCGAAAATTCTGAATACGAATGTACTCAGCTTGCAGACACAAGTGAGATGCACATAACATGATATGCTATTTATAATCCCTGACCTAATTCCTAAGACTTAATGACACCCATGCAAATATTAAATCATATATAGGTTAggttaaatatcatttttttaattttgtttttatgtatacGGTAGGACTCTTCTAATCCTTTTTACTTATGTACACAACCTAAATGATTGCTTGTTTTTCCATGAAGGAAATGTATGACTGTATCACAAGAGGGAAAAAAGGATCCATTTTCTTCATAAAATAGATACGTTTTGACCAATCACACACTACACATACA
This window contains:
- the LOC139971097 gene encoding transmembrane protein 26-like, whose protein sequence is MSCASKIVKTVMASKALFVRIVYAIHASVAVIAAATFTRNFNIYFFQLFLLVSAAEYIWTIKKSKKGEWKWFLPSVVIYIAWLVPQIFILEYTAKAKRKHILEEMNKPLNACRTNLAGYSSLLDSNFLTVNLTTMNSDLNFSGDEDYHDTLRQLAVLLQQSMMLVFILGRWLGPKGSLTREQLSQLLLAYVGMAADMLEFITETLTIPRVACNDMFFTIVMVLWSWSLLQFTLGLTATKQRKTRVVGTAKAQQEGCSVVHGVRSFLLCCCGGEIWALLVSVIMQDGPYLAMRLYLLIKLSEFGQIFFTAKNGILLCLQLYRIAVVVGVVATGKKKTEDNNIEEDLEDDPPYKLSYVTTQNDGKTNSTSDPPAITEQHPNDMKI